In Uranotaenia lowii strain MFRU-FL chromosome 2, ASM2978415v1, whole genome shotgun sequence, one genomic interval encodes:
- the LOC129743369 gene encoding uncharacterized protein LOC129743369: protein MQLEKAMLEKALQEKQSQVEQIKKMRESYRTRMEAIDEELAELSVGAKPESQVGKTSTPLQRSKQKQQPQQSNRCDNLEEIGSNGEETSSSESNTSDSQSDMGNESVEEISSKVSCRSSRTTSSQGLRTRRVGPSKAQLSARHGINRKLPSFSGKAEEWPLFISSYTSSTEACGYNDVENLVRLQESLTGPALDSVRGLLLFPKCVSKVIIKLRRLYGRPELLLQHYVEKIRKLESPKADRLASYIPFGNAVELLCDHLEAAELQNHLNNPTLIQDLLSKLPAVNQREWVRYKKRKTVVNLRTFANFLSKVVAEICETNVDVRVAPDTQRLKPKEKAVVFSHNTDYQETSNVQKPCKACGRTDHRLRFCDVFKGMPKEERFELAEKWKLCHICLNDHGRLPCRFHRIRCDVGECRERHHPLLHSTQVVMNTHFPTSFGIMFRVVPVRLYFGKSVVETLAFLDDGASVTLLEKSLAKRLELVGEKDELTIKWTADVSRIEKESIRADMHISSRSGDEKLLLRNVRTVSDLRLPKQNLNHEKLKEQYPFLKDVPVESYLEARPGILIGLNNLEVIAPLETKIGNIGDPVAVRSKLGWSIYGPIQNLQVAQPNAYVGIHAEPTNQEIYDLIKVQYVVEESPVTVTKESKEDQRARELLEKTTVRIGNRFETGLLWNKDDIWFPDSYGMAFNRMQQLEKRLARTPELYVNVCKQIEEYLKKGYAHEITPDELTKTEKHKAWYLPLNVVLNPKKPSKVRLVWDAAATVNGVSLNSQLLKGPDTMVSLPAVISRFRERPVAFGADIKEMYHQIRIRTDDRQAQRFLFRKDPCRPPTTYVMDVATFGAACSPCSAQFVKNRNANEFATEYPEAANAILYNHYVDDYYHSTDTPEEAIHLATEVRQIHSKGGFDIRNWVSNSNLVLEGIGEPNSDNNVHFNKNKETETERVLGIIWDPHDDVFSFSTAHRDNVQCYLKGDSRPTKRIVLSCVMGFFDPLGLLSPFTVHGRILIQDLWRSGCEWDTLIDDDSFAKWKRWTGVLSLVEDLRIERCYTGSLRSSEIQSLEVHAFTDASENAYGCAIYFRVKWSGGIKVSLVMSSAKNRRDTRVDKCIGLAMGSE, encoded by the exons ATGCAGTTGGAAAAAGCAATGCTAGAAAAGGCGCTGCAAGAAAAACAATCGCAggtggaacaaataaaaaagatgCGTGAGTCTTACCGAACTCGAATGGAAGCTATAGACGAGGAATTAGCAGAACTTAGCGTAGGAGCCAAGCCGGAAAGCCAAGTCGGTAAGACGTCGACTCCGTTGCAACGGTCTaagcaaaaacaacaaccacAGCAGAGTAATCGATGCGATAATCTGGAGGAAATAGGATCCAATGGAGAAGAAACGAGTTCATCTGAATCAAATACTTCTGATTCTCAATCGGATATGGGAAATGAGTCTGTGGAAGAGATCTCTTCGAAGGTTTCGTGTCGCAGTTCACGAACAACATCTTCACAAGGGTTGAGGACACGCCGTGTAGGCCCTTCTAAGGCGCAGTTGTCTGCGAGGCATGGAATCAATCGCAAATTACCATCGTTTTCCGGAAAGGCAGAGGAATGGCCTCTTTTTATTAGCAGCTATACCTCATCTACTGAGGCTTGTGGCTACAACGACGTGGAGAATTTGGTTCGCCTGCAAGAAAGCCTGACGGGACCAGCTTTAGATAGTGTTCGTGGACTGTTGCTATTTCCGAAATGCGTTTCGAAAGTGATAATAAAACTCCGTCGCTTATATGGTCGCCCTGAGTTGTTACTTCAACACTACGTGGAGAAAATTCGCAAGCTAGAGTCGCCTAAAGCCGACAGGTTAGCTTCATATATTCCTTTCGGAAATGCGGTGGAGCTGCTCTGCGACCACCTAGAAGCTGCTGAGCTGCAAAATCACCTAAACAATCCGACGTTAATCCAAGACCTTTTAAGCAAACTACCTGCTGTCAACCAACGCGAATGGGTACGATACAAGAAACGAAAAACGGTTGTGAATCTCCGTACGTTCGCTAATTTTCTCTCTAAAGTAGTAGCAGAGATTTGCGAAACGAACGTTGACGTAAGGGTTGCGCCAGATACTCAAAGATTAAAACCCAAAGAAAAAGCTGTTGTTTTCAGCCACAACACTGATTATCAGGAAACATCCAATGTTCAAAAGCCTTGTAAAGCTTGTGGTCGCACTGACCACCGTCTGCGGTTCTGTGATGTGTTCAAGGGAATGCCTAAAGAAGAACGTTTTGAACTTGCCGAAAAGTGGAAACTCTGCCATATTTGTCTAAATGATCATGGCAGACTTCCGTGTAGATTCCATCGTATACGTTGCGATGTTGGCGAATGTCGTGAGCGCCACCACCCCCTGCTCCATTCGACCCAAGTCGTCATGAATACCCACTTTCCAACGTCGTTCGGAATTATGTTTCGGGTGGTTCCAGTACGTTTATATTTCGGGAAATCAGTTGTGGAAACCCTGGCCTTTCTTGACGACGGTGCTTCTGTGACCCTTTTGGAAAAGTCACTTGCGAAAAGACTAGAATTAGTAGGTGAAAAGGATGAGCTAACCATCAAATGGACAGCTGATGTTTCGCGAATCGAAAAGGAATCCATACGAGCCGATATGCATATCTCTTCGCGAAGTGGTGATGAAAAATTGCTGCTCCGGAACGTACGAACGGTATCAGATCTTCGTCTGCCGAAACAGAACTTGAATCACGAAAAACTTAAGGAACAGTACCCTTTTTTAAAAGACGTTCCAGTAGAATCGTATCTAGAAGCCCGACCTGGTATTCTAATTGGTCTAAACAACTTAGAAGTTATTGCACCGCTGGAGACGAAGATAGGGAATATTGGCGATCCGGTTGCCGTACGGTCTAAACTAGGCTGGTCTATTTATGGCCCAATTCAGAATTTACAAGTAGCGCAACCAAACGCCTACGTTGGAATCCATGCCGAACCTACCAATCAAGAGATTTATGATTTGATCAAGGTCCAATACGTTGTTGAAGAATCCCCAGTGACTGTGACCAAGGAATCAAAGGAAGACCAACGCGCACGTGAATTACTGGAGAAAACAACTGTGCGCATCGGTAATCGTTTTGAAACGGGGCTGCTTTGGAACAAAGACGATATCTGGTTCCCGGACAGCTATGGTATGGCGTTTAACCGTATGCAACAGCTTGAAAAGCGTTTAGCGAGAACACCAGAATTGTATGTCAACGTTTGCAAGCAAATTGAAGAATATTTGAAGAAAGGCTACGCTCATGAAATAACCCCCGATGAACTCACGAAAACTGAAAAGCATAAAGCTTGGTACCTTCCTTTGAATGTGGTCCTGAACCCAAAAAAGCCGAGTAAGGTGCGCCTAGTGTGGGACGCTGCCGCGACCGTAAACGGTGTTTCTTTGAACTCCCAATTATTGAAAGGGCCCGATACGATGGTTTCTCTTCCTGCTGTAATCAGTCGTTTTCGTGAGCGACCAGTAGCTTTCGGTGCGGATATAAAAGAGATGTACCACCAAATTCGGATAAGGACTGACGACAGACAGGCGCAACGGTTTTTGTTCCGGAAAGACCCGTGCAGGCCACCCACGACCTACGTCATGGATGTAGCGACCTTTGGAGCGGCATGCTCTCCGTGTTCAGCTCAATTCGTGAAAAACCGTAACGCGAACGAATTTGCAACAGAATACCCAGAGGCAGCTAATGCGATTCTATATAATCATTATGTTGATGATTATTACCATAGCACCGACACCCCGGAAGAAGCAATCCATCTGGCTACCGAAGTGCGACAGATTCATAGTAAAGGCGGATTTGATATTAGAAATTGGGTGTCTAACTCCAATCTTGTATTAGAAGGAATAGGTGAGCCCAATTCGGATAATAATGTCCATTTCAACAAGAACAAGGAAACGGAAACTGAACGTGTCCTGGGAATTATCTGGGATCCGCACGATGATGTTTTTTCGTTTTCTACTGCACATCGAGACAATGTTCAATGCTATCTAAAAGGGGATTCGCGACCAACAAAGCGCATAGTCCTAAGTTGCGTGATGGGTTTTTTTGATCCCCTGGGGCTGCTCTCACCGTTTACAGTCCATGGGAGAATTTTAATCCAAGATCTTTGGCGAAGCGGTTGTGAGTGGGACACGCTCATAGATGATGATTCGTTCGCAAAATGGAAAAGATGGACCGGCGTTCTTTCTCTTGTTGAAGACCTACGTATAGAGCGCTGTTACACTGGAAGTCTGCGTTCAAGTGAAATTCAATCTTTGGAAGTACACGCGTTCACCGATGCCAGTGAAAACGCCTATGGATGTGCCATCTACTTTCGTGTGAAATGGAGTGGTGGTATCAAGGTTTCGTTGGTTATGTCCAGTGCAAAG AATCGCAGAGATACAAGAGTTGACAAATGTATCGGACTGGCGATGGGTTCCGAGTAA